The following DNA comes from Cellulophaga sp. HaHa_2_95.
GGTGTAATAGTCTTGGAATAATTGCACTTGTATCATTCGATCTGCTTGCGACTGAAGGAATGACAAATCATGAGTCCAAGCATCAGGACTTTGAGTGTTGTAGTTGGTCGTATCAAGATCAAACAAATATTGTTTATTAATAATTACCTCTTTACTGGTAATGTGATATAAAAAATCAAGTTCTTCTTGTGACGTATCTTCTTGTGCCTTCTTAAAAAATGCTTGCCTTGCAGGTGTCAATCCGTCTAAATAAGCATTAGCATTTTGTACAATTAAGGCATCGATTCTTTCAGGATCCTTCATCATCATTCGGTAGCCAACAGGAGCACCAAAATCTTGCATATACAATGTGTAATTGGTGATTTTAAGTTTATTCAATAATTCATTAGTATATTCAGCCAACAAATCAAATGTATAGGTGGTAGTTTCAGGATTAAGATGATCACTATAACCAGAACCTAAGTTGTCTGGCGCAATAATATGATATTGGCTGGCCAGCATAGGAATCAAATTCCGGTAACTATGGGAAGAAGAAGGGTAGCCATGTAATAATACAATTGTCGGTTTCTTAGGATCGCCCGCTTCTCTGTAAAACAAATCTACACCGTTTACTTCTAGGGTATTATAGGTAGTGGGTGGTGGTAGAAAAAAAGATACCTCCTTAGCGGTTTCTTCTTTAGTTTCTGTGGGCAGTTCTTGGCAACTTATCACGAGTACGCTCATGGCGGCAAATAAATAGGCGCTAATTTTCATTATGCTCGTGTATGTAAAGTTTTCATAAAAGCG
Coding sequences within:
- a CDS encoding alpha/beta fold hydrolase, whose translation is MKISAYLFAAMSVLVISCQELPTETKEETAKEVSFFLPPPTTYNTLEVNGVDLFYREAGDPKKPTIVLLHGYPSSSHSYRNLIPMLASQYHIIAPDNLGSGYSDHLNPETTTYTFDLLAEYTNELLNKLKITNYTLYMQDFGAPVGYRMMMKDPERIDALIVQNANAYLDGLTPARQAFFKKAQEDTSQEELDFLYHITSKEVIINKQYLFDLDTTNYNTQSPDAWTHDLSFLQSQADRMIQVQLFQDYYTNLLSYPTWQKMLKETQPKTLIVWGAKDVKFNANGAKAYLKDLPNAELHLLNAGHFAVEEKTRDIALLILNFLE